From Halarcobacter mediterraneus:
TAAACTTTTATCTTCATTTAATCCACCTGAAATATCAATTGTTCCCTTATAAGTATCCCAACTTCCATAAGAAATTTTTGCATTTCCTTGAAACTCTTTTGTAGGTTTTTTTCTTACATAATTTATACTAGCACTTGGATTACCACTACCATTTGTAAGGCCTGTAGAACCTTTTATTATTTCTACTTTTTCATAAACTGCAGAATCTTCTAAACCTAAGAAATCTCCACCCCTTCCAAAATTTGTTTCTGAAATAGGAATACCATCTCTTAAAACATTTGTTATTTCAAATCCTCTTGCATAATAAGAAGTATATCCAGCACCTAGTTGTCCATACTGAGTTGAAACAACACCTGGAGTTTGTAATAAAATATCATTTACATTTTGAAGATTTTGGTCTTCAATTTGTTTACTAGTAATTACTGAAATAGATTGTGGAGTTTCTTTTAAACTTAAGTTCATTTTTGTTGAACCTGAAGAGTTTTTGATAGTATAAGAATTTTTAAATTTATCACTATCATCAATTACATCAACAACACCTAAATTATTACTACTTGTAGAGATCTTTTTTTCTCGTATTATTATAGTTTTGTCTTTAATAATTCCTTCTAAATTGGTATCTTTCAATACTTCTTTTAATACATTTTCAAGACCATCTATATTTTGTAAAGCAGGTGCTTTTTTACCTTCTAGTAATCTTCCATCCACCATGTAAGTCATATTTGCTTTTTTTGAGATTTGTTTAATTGCCTCTTCTAAAGAACTATTTTCTATAGTAAATTCATTTGCAAGTAATGAACTACAAAGTGCTATAGAAAGAGAAGAAGCCATTAATATTTTTCTTAACTTCACTATTTTTCCTTTTAGTATGATTTTGAGAATTATTCTCTATAATAGAAGTCGTAAAAAGTTCTAATTACTGACAAAATTATGATTTTTTTTCTAAAATTTTTATCTTATTTTTATTTTTCTCTATTTTAAGAGGATAAATTAAAGGCAAGTATTCCAAAAACTTATCAATACCATATAAACTAAATTCTCCTGTTATAGGGTAAATATTTGAAGAATTAAGATTTACATCTATTTCTTTATTAGTATATTTTGAAAACTCTTTTATAGCATTAGTTAAAGAGGTTTGATTGAAAACTACTTTTTCATCTTTCCAGTTTGCTATTTTAGACAAAGAAACCTTCTTCATACTATTAACTTTTCCAAAATTTGAAATATCTAAGATATCTCCTTTCTCTAAATGCGTTATTATTTTTGAGTATTCATCTTCCCCATATCTAATTGCTACAGCACCTTCGAGTACTGAAATATTTACTTTCTCTTTTTCTTTTGATACTTCAAATTTTGTTCCAACAACATGAACTATAATAGAATTATTTCTTACTAAAAAAGGTCTATCTTTATTTGAACTTACTTTAAATAAAACTCTCCCCTCTTCTAAAAATACTTCTCTTTTCTCATCTGAAAAAGCTACTTTTATCTTAGTTTTTGCATCAAGAAGAATTTTTGATTTATCAGGTAATTTCAATTTTTGTATTTTATTTTCAGTAAAAAACTCTTGAGTATATATTTCTTTTGGTTTAAATAAAAAAACAAAGGTTATGAGAATACATGCTGCTAAAGGTATTAATATTTTTATATTTTTAAAAGCTCTTGCTCTTTTTAGTTCTTGTTTTGTTTTCTCAGAAAGTTTTTCTTTCTCTTTAGAAGACAAAGAAAAAATTTTATTTCGAAACTCTTTTTCCTCTTCAAAGATTTGTTTATGTTCTAAAGAGGTGTTTAGCCAAGAAAGAAATTCTTCATTTGAGTAAAGTTCTAAACCTTCTTGCTCAGAACTTAACCAATGTCTAGCTTCTTCTAAAATCAATTTTTTATTCAAAACTTTCTTCCTCATTTTTACTTAGGTTTTCTTTTAATTGATTACTAGCTCTTGCTATATGTTGTTCTACTGCATTAAAAGATATATTCATTATCTCAGCTACTTCTTGTCTTGAATAACCATCAATCATATGTAAGGTAAAAGCCTGTCTTCTTTTTTTGGGGAGTTTATCAATTTCTTCCATAAGTTGACTTCTTTGTTCAGCTTCTATTATTTGATTTTCTATAGTATTTTCTTCTTGGAAAAACTCTTCTTCATTAAAAGCTATTTTATCAATTCTATTTTTTTCTCTATATAAATCAACCATAATATTTTTGGCAATTCTATATAATAAAGCTCTTTCATTTTCAATATTCTTGGAATCTGCTTTTTTAATAACTCTGGCAAATGCTTCTTGAGTAATATCTTCAGCTAAATCTCTGTCAAAAACAGATTTCTTGATATATATATAAATTTCTTTATAGTATTTTTTAATCATAAGTGGACAAGCTCTCATTAAACATAATGAGAATTATAATCATTAATTATAAAAATAGAGCTTAAAAGTAGAATAATATATTTTTATTACAAGTTTATAAAGAGACAAAAGTCTCTTTATATTTAGAATCTCATATTCATAGATAATAAAAATGTTCTAGGAGCACCTATCACATTTCCACCAGTATCCCAACCTAGAGTTTGATAATATTCTTTATCTAATAGATTATATACATTTAGTAAAAAATCAAGATTTTTGCTATATTGATATTTGGTATTAACTCCAACAGTATAATATCCACCTTGTTTTATCTTATCATAATCATTTGATTTTATATCATTTTGAGCATAGATATTTGCTCCAACGATCCATTTATTAAACTCAGCAGGCAATCTATAAGTAGTTGAAAGTTTAAATTGGTGTTTTGGTAAAGTTGTGTCAAAAGTCTTACCAATATTACTACTATCTACATCTTTTGTATATTCTGTTTTCAAATAAGTATATCCTGCAACTAACTGCCAATTATCAGTAATTGCTCCACTAATTTCTGTTTCAAAACCTTTGCTTTCAACTTCTCCAGAAGCTCTTTTACAATAGCCATAAGTACTTCCAGGGCAAGGATTTGGTCCAGTTAAATCATCGGTTGCTCTATTTTGTTGTTTGATTAAAAATGTTGCTAAATTCGCATTTAATGCCCCATCAAAATATTCACCTTTTATACCAGCTTCATAATTTGTTCCAGTTATTGGTTCTAATAAATCCCCATTTATATCTTTACTACTTTGTGGCTGAAAAATCTCTGTCCAACTTGTATAAATAGAATGATTATCATCTAAATCATAAACAATTCCAGCATAAGGAACAACTTCAGCAGTAGCTTTATATGTACTATTTGTTCCTAAGTTTTTATTTTTATACCAACTCAATCTTGAACCTAAAATAAGATTTAAAGAATCAGTTAAATTCAATCTAGTTACTAAATATGTACTTTTTTGAGTTACATCAAATTTATATTTCCATTTATCCATATTAATATTTGGTTTTGATACAAGAGAAGAGTTCCAATTATAGGGATTTACTAAAGGACCATTACTTGTCCATTCATAATCAGACCAACCTCCCCAATTTCTATTTTCAAATTTTCTATAATCTGCACCAAGCATTAATTCATGATTTCTTCCAAATAAAGAGTATGGTCCACTTAAATATAAATCATAAGAGTCTTGTTTATTATCAAGTTTATATCCTTGAGTACCTTGATATAAATTACCAGAATGCCTACTTAAAGTTGAAAATAATATATCTTGTTCAG
This genomic window contains:
- a CDS encoding FecR family protein, with product MNKKLILEEARHWLSSEQEGLELYSNEEFLSWLNTSLEHKQIFEEEKEFRNKIFSLSSKEKEKLSEKTKQELKRARAFKNIKILIPLAACILITFVFLFKPKEIYTQEFFTENKIQKLKLPDKSKILLDAKTKIKVAFSDEKREVFLEEGRVLFKVSSNKDRPFLVRNNSIIVHVVGTKFEVSKEKEKVNISVLEGAVAIRYGEDEYSKIITHLEKGDILDISNFGKVNSMKKVSLSKIANWKDEKVVFNQTSLTNAIKEFSKYTNKEIDVNLNSSNIYPITGEFSLYGIDKFLEYLPLIYPLKIEKNKNKIKILEKKS
- a CDS encoding RNA polymerase sigma factor is translated as MIKKYYKEIYIYIKKSVFDRDLAEDITQEAFARVIKKADSKNIENERALLYRIAKNIMVDLYREKNRIDKIAFNEEEFFQEENTIENQIIEAEQRSQLMEEIDKLPKKRRQAFTLHMIDGYSRQEVAEIMNISFNAVEQHIARASNQLKENLSKNEEESFE